The sequence TTTAATTTCTGTTTGTGCTTCATGAGACAATGACATTTTTGAatcaaaattatcattattttttaaaagagcatCAACTTTATCTCtattcaaaaatctaaaaaacaAAGCACTCAGTCTCACCGCATTTCTGGCAGATGTAAATAGACCAATTAGATGAGCAACATTTCTGATTGTAAGCTTACCGCATGAAGTAGCTATTACAACATCTAAGCAAGCCTTCAgtattttttcaactttttcatcAGGTAAATATACTTTAAATTCCACTGAATCAATTAAGTGACCTAAATAAATCACCCTAGTTGATGgaattaaattggatttttcataatttatataaaaacctAAATCAGACATCATGCTTGTAATGATTTGTGACTGATTCAAACATTTCTCAACACAATCTGCTTCAAGCAGCGAGTcgtcaatataataaaaagctGAAATGCCTAGTCTACGAATGTGTGCAAAAATAACCTTCATAAGTTTTGTAAATACTCTAGGTGCACACGAAAgaccaaaacataaacaattgaATTTATACAACTTTTCATTCCATTCAAATTTTAGGTATTTCCTGTTTGAAGGGTGTATTGCAAgagaaaaatatgcattttgaaGATCAAAACTCACAAAAAAGCTATTTCTTTTAATAGATTTCAACactgtttcaatattttccattttaaaatggTTGTATTCAATGAACTCGTTTAACTTTTTTAGATTAACAACAGGTCTGAACTTTCCCCCTTTTTTCGTAACAAgaaaaatattggaaataaattCACCCTGTTCATGTTCGCATTGAGATATTGCACCTAACCTTAAAAGTTCTGAAACTTCCTGATCAACGATATCATTTCTATCTTGACCAAAATCTATCACCTTTGGTGATGAAAACTGTAATGGAGtcttaaaaaattcaattttataaccTTTAATGGCATTTAAAATCCATTCGTCTTCAGTGAGCAATTGCCAATTTTGAAGTTTCTTTGTTAAAGAACCCGCTTGAAATGGTATATTAACATTATCAAAACTTACTTTAGATTCTAAAACTTTCCTCTGTAGGAGCCCCTGGCTCTGTAGCCTCGGCCTCTGCCTCTGTTGGATCTCCATGATTGGCCTCTGTATGGACCCTGGGGCTGACTGCTCTGGCCACCTCGTCCCCAAGGTCTTCTGAAGTTTTTTGAACCATTATAATTGGAGCAAACCTGACGGTTAATTTGAGAGGCTTCATTGATTTCCTTCATTCTCTTCCCAACGTCATTAGGAAATAAGTGCTCCTCTATAGGATATGAAGCAGAACACAACTGTTGGAACTTTTTAGATACATAGGGTCTAATGAAGTACCTCCGTTTAATGTTAATCTCAAAAAATGCATTACTTGCCAACGCAATGCTTTGCGTTAAGAGctgtttaaattttgaaatatcaatctgGTTGCCCTTCAAAATTTCTGCCATTTCAATCATAGGTACAATGCTTAGCCCCAGGACTTTCTGCGCTTCCTGTAAAGACCTGTCTCGCTGCTGAATGTTAGAATATAGACAATTCCATATCTCCGTGTTAATAGTTGGAGGAATTAATGATTTGCAATTACTGGGGACCTGCTTGCCCTCTAGAAATTTACTTATGTCCGCCTTGCGAGTACATGCATTGTTAACAAACTCTGCCAAACTTTCTGTGACGGGGTCTGAAAATTTTGTCTGATCTTCAAATATCCTTGGCAGTTCAATGCCTGCCGAATCAGCATTGATAATTTGGTTTTCATTTGGGTCAGTGCTTGAGAAAATATCATGCATTGAATATGCGTACCCCTCACTAGGTTCTTCAATATTGTCATCGTCACCTTGACCTTGCATATCAATTTCCGGTAAATTTCCGGACTGGCTAGTGCCTGGAACCTGACCTGCAGGCAATTGTACATTACTGAAttgttgaaaaaatgttttcaacatATCTGATAGTTCTGACGAATTGTCTTTACTCTTTTTAGGTTTAGTTTTAGGAGCACTTACTTTTTTCCGTTTCAACGGTGCTTTGCCTTTTAAATTCTTTCCAGGGCCTTTTCCAGGTCCCTTAGCGACTATTTCTTTCTCAGAACTCTTCTGTTTTGTGATCTCACGACCACGTCGTGAATCATTAGACCCTTTTTTCGCCACATTATTAGGCACTTGTAAACCAGATACACTGGCACAATCTCCATGCTCAAAGCCAGAAAAACTCTCTTCTTCCTGGTCAGTATCAAAAATTTTGAGCACTGTAGGGTCTAAATCATTATCAGATTCTACTGAACTGATGTCGCTTAAGTTCGAACACTTTTTATCCATAATGAATTTCACAGTTAAGTATCAACTAACGTACACGTGACCTTTTGTACAAAAAGCATGAGGCGGGAGCGCGCTCGTCCTGATATACTACCTGGGTTGGTCACCCggatgttttttattttaaatagttctTTAAATAGAAAGGCACGTGGCTACTTTGTTGACACAAATTCCCAATTAAACACGAGATAGCCTGGAGGCTATATGATAGAGAATaatatttgtatagtaagataaataaaatacaatacttTCTCACTTCTTATGAAAAGggacaataaatatttattgaagtTAAGGTCAGGAATAACATAATCAATAGAAAGCTAGTTATAGAAGTACTTTCACTGTCTTTGATTGAAGTGTTATCCTGGGACACATTACTTTATATAGATATCAATGTATGGAAGATACTGGTCTTCTGAACCCTGATCTGAACATTATTGTCTTGGGATTAATTAAGATTTCCTCTTCAAACAAAATTTCTTAATTGGCTCATGTTATATTTCAAAGTATGAAGTATATATctattaaacttttaatttatagaATATTGGATTTAATGCACTAGTTTCAGGACAATTATGTTCTTGTACACTTACACTTAAAATATGCTTAGAGTGACCAGGACTGAGGTCACTTGTTAATCTGACCTGTCAGTAAAATAGTTAGCTATAAAGAGTGGGAGTGTCCCATCTTAGAAGTACACCCCTAAAGAAAGTAGTTCCTACTATAATTGATCTAGATATAGGACAAATATCACCTGACCTTATTACTATAGTGGTTCTAGTATTGGTTACTCAACAAACTAACTTAAAATAGATTATCATAATTTcactattatttaattttattcaaatatttttattaatatttgactCTTATGTTTAGTTATTACaggtaaaaaattataatattttagtatttgtattaCTATTAGTGAAGAGGTTAAGATGTACTAAACTTCAATACCAGtccatgaaaaaaaatgtgggtCAAACTTTAATGAGACAGTAACCTaacagtataataaaaaaaaggacaCATCTTGAGGTTAACATACATATAAAGCTTATATATTATCATGGTAACATTGTATGATGTTGTATCCATAAGTTTCAAAAGTGATCTTATTACTACAGGTCATCAGCACTGTGTTATAGGGTATtgctcaaaataaaatttaaaaaaaatactcaagAGCACTGTTTTCAATCTCTAAACTTAAAGGATTCCTCATGTCTAACATAAttcattttacataattttttcagtttttctaGGGTACAGAAACTCCCACCATACCTTGTTCAGTTATATAATCATGACATCTTAAAGAAGAATTCGGACTATCAAATGTAAGATAAAGGAAAAGCATACTTCATTAGAGGGACCCTTAATCTCCTTTTGTAGATAAATGACCGTGACAaaggattaaaattaaatactaaAGGTCTACATAATTCACAATCTACTCCAACTGACCAGCTATTAACCAAACTGACCATTGGATTACAttgtacttttataaatagaaaCTGATACCATTTGACATACAAACAATCACAGATCAAATATTGATACCagataaataaagaattaattcAATTTTGACCTGGTTATAATAGAGACTGATCATCTGTTAACTATCAATTATCATAGGTGTAAAACTTCTCACTGAGAACAAGGGGTATAACACTATAAAGTGGTCAACTTGTTATGTAAACTTATCTTTTCTGTCAAATAGCCTTAAGTATAATCATGGAagtaatatcaaatataatacatgtacttccaTGGTATGATTATAAATAGTTCAGGTATAGTGTTACCATCTTCAAGTAAGAATAAGTTTAACCACCTACAATCTGTACAAAGAATGCTAGGATAATTGGATAAATGAAATgcatattaagatgataaatatGCTCTGAGAAAACTAACCTTTCAAGTGGAcatacatttcatttatttaagaTAATGCATGAAATTTGACATATTTACTTGCTGATCCACAGGCATTTATGCAGTTTCCAGCAAAAATAAACATGAGAtttgacaaatatatttcattcaaaatgAGACCCAGATGTATGTGCAATTTTGCTGcaaagaaaacatataaaaggTGATAAATTTTAAGAAGAAGTAATTGGATAGACTTGTTACTGACAGTTTTTATGGTTTATTGGAAATTTtagacatttataaaaatgaccactgGCATTGGTAATCATGCTGGTAATTTGAGGCTGGTGAGAAAGCATGTCTATCTGTAATTTGACTTTGGTCAATGTGTGAATCTAAGCCACCTGCATACCACAACTTCTAAAATATTGTAATCTTTTCATACTATAAGAATTTAGATGAATTATGaactttgtataaaaaaagaacatactttaacatataaaaataattttgttgtaaggATTGTATGTTCAGGCAAAGATAAGAATAAACAGATGACCAATATAGATAGTTGTTATAATTTAATCAGAAATGAAACTACATAAAAGTTaataattattatgaaaaaaagcTACCAGTTGTCCTACAGAAATGACATATTGCAGTCACCTAAAActgttaaaacattataaacaaattaatctTTAAACAGTTGATATTGTCGGTTTCATTAAAAGACCATTTGctatgactaaaaataaaagTCATCATCAGACCAACAGTAGCCATTAATATTAAAGCCCAGGAGTTGACCACTGTATACCCTTGAATGTTACAGCTCAATTCAATAAGATAGCCCTCCCTAGTGAACACCTATCTATTTCATGTTGATTTCTCCATGTAAAGAGTTTTATTACATTCCCATTTTCTATAGTCATCAAAGTAGTCAACTGAATCATTCCTTTGCATAAACAGggtaatttcatttgaattttatttattgaatttaaaataatgttgtgACGCTCTGGTTtaatacaaaatgacaaataaatgaCGCTACATATTTGAAGCAAAAAGGAGAAGATTAAATGCATCAAATTTCAAAGTCTTATTGTTCGAACGCCACAGGATGTCCgcttaactttttaaaatcaacacTAAATAACAATTGAGGTTAAAGCTTTACAGTTCCATAAAGCATATAAGACTTACTATCAATTCTTACATAAGGGACATAGAGATTATACTGGGTTCTTATGAACTTCTGACCTAAATTTTGGAGGTGTGTTACTGTGGAGATTTATTTTTGAAGAAGATAAACTATTATGTCAGCACTTTGATTTAGACCTTATTTTAAAGGATTATAACCATGCCTTATGCCTTAAACACTAACTGGCCTTATAATGAAAAAGGGTAGTATAAGGAGATTACAACAGTACTTGATGATCCAAACCCTAATTAGTATGGAGTGATGAACTGAGCTGAGGGGGCTGTAACTATTTATTCATGCTTTATACATGAATGGTCCACAAGGACGAGGTGGGCTGAGTTGAGGGGGTTGTAACAATCATTTACATTTTACACACTGATGGTCCACAAAGACAAGTTGGGCTACTGTAGCTGACTCCCACTGACCTGGCCTATCTTATAACACTGTAACTATACTTAATGttccataataaaaaaaagtgctaCACAGTGCTAAGGGAAATGAAGATCAGAAACCCTAACTACCTAATTTTAAGCGCCTTTTTTAAAgactaaatattattgttaactaaatataaaatcaaaaattacattttaaagcgGTTTGACGAAACCTCACATTCAAATATCAGTAACTTAATTTTAActatatttttaagttttttttccagACCAAAATTAACTATACCGTAACTAAAAGGCAATACTTTAAGTCATTTAAAACTTGATGATTTTAATGTTCTTTCATTTAGACTTGATGATTATAATGGTCTTattttaatctataattatgTAACTTTATATCATAATATCATATGATGTAATAGGCTTTATCCTATTTAAGTCAAATATTTGACTACAATTGATATGACAGGTCAGcaatattttcaagataattGATTGtaagacaaatgtatatatggtgtgtatatatttttagatttctcaggatattaaaataagatttaagattaatgtaataatgaataaatcaaaaaGAAAGAATTTGACAAGAAGTTTGGAAATATTAATTATCAGGTAAACCAAACACCTGTATATCTAGCAGGTACAACTTTGATGTACCTTTGTACCAGAGAATCAGGTTTAGTTCAACCAATGTCATTACAACTTCATATAGATAGCCATGGATAAACTAAATGTGggataaaaaaagataaagaagaaGCTTCAAGAAGCTTGTACTGTTCACCTAGTTTATGTAATATGACCTAATGTGTACTATAAACAAACTTCGaatactatttatatatatatatataggctaGATTATGAGTacaagtaaaaattaaattgtgttttaataatAGGGACCTCTGTGGCACCACAGTTGCTAGATATCCCATTTGATCAGAAgtattcttttgtttaatataaattgtttatttttgagaaaaaaatgtgtgaaatgAAAAATCTTTTATGGAGGCCTTACAATCATTATTTCTATAAAGTTAATATTATTTGACTTTGTTGCTTCAGTAAGCACTAGACAATATTGGCcagtcaaaatcaaaagtagtctgtaacaaaaatgaaagaatatacatgtactagtatgtaAGGACAAATGCAGAGTATATATTCTGAACCTGATTCCTA is a genomic window of Mytilus trossulus isolate FHL-02 chromosome 1, PNRI_Mtr1.1.1.hap1, whole genome shotgun sequence containing:
- the LOC134689992 gene encoding uncharacterized protein LOC134689992, with amino-acid sequence MDKKCSNLSDISSVESDNDLDPTVLKIFDTDQEEESFSGFEHGDCASVSGLQVPNNVAKKGSNDSRRGREITKQKSSEKEIVAKGPGKGPGKNLKGKAPLKRKKVSAPKTKPKKSKDNSSELSDMLKTFFQQFSNVQLPAGQVPGTSQSGNLPEIDMQGQGDDDNIEEPSEGYAYSMHDIFSSTDPNENQIINADSAGIELPRIFEDQTKFSDPVTESLAEFVNNACTRKADISKFLEGKQVPSNCKSLIPPTINTEIWNCLYSNIQQRDRSLQEAQKVLGLSIVPMIEMAEILKGNQIDISKFKQLLTQSIALASNAFFEINIKRRYFIRPYVSKKFQQLCSASYPIEEHLFPNDVGKRMKEINEASQINRQVCSNYNGSKNFRRPWGRGGQSSQPQGPYRGQSWRSNRGRGRGYRARGSYRGKF